One window of the Zea mays cultivar B73 chromosome 3, Zm-B73-REFERENCE-NAM-5.0, whole genome shotgun sequence genome contains the following:
- the LOC100281257 gene encoding Probable staphylococcal-like nuclease CAN1, whose translation MGNSIYRFLCGLCAPSSSEHGLHGAHPAVAALGRDVLSFQSTSQVPDELSRHVVSSKKAQANWYKKLLVAWKKARPPPKTPEEAAAFVVQTLKNHQKADVEGLLSFYGLPHPNAAAAAAGAPAARPPPKKAQQGAKFELHTLPIDPKSVADGDTVNVYVDAADPREAGSVPREVQKAAAERARARAAKDYQKADALQKVIVDAGYRPVPNARGEEVLAKKYRIRLRGIDAPESAMPYGKEAKEALLKLVQGKSLKVYVYDEDRYGRCVGDIYCDGVFVQEQMLKKGFAWHYTAYDQRPELAKWEKQAQTGRKGLWAASKPQKPWEWRKDKRNGTA comes from the exons ATGGGGAACAGCATCTACCGGTTCCTATGCGGCCTGTGCGCGCCCTCGTCGTCGGAGCACGGGCTCCACGGCGCGCACCCCGCCGTCGCCGCGCTCGGCCGCGACGTCCTCAGCTTCCAGAGCACCTCGCAG GTTCCGGACGAGCTGAGCCGGCACGTCGTCTCCTCCAAGAAAGCGCAGGCGAATTG GTACAAGAAGCTGCTGGTGGCATGGAAGAAAGCCCGGCCGCCTCCGAAGACGCCCGAGGAAGCCGCGGCCTTCGTTGTGCAGACGCTCAAGAACCATCAGAAAGCAGATGTGGAG GGCCTGTTGTCTTTCTACGGCCTGCCGCATCCGaacgcggcggcagcagcagcaggcgcgCCCGCCGCTCGCCCGCCGCCCAAGAAGGCCCAGCAGGGCGCCAAGTTCGAGCTGCACACGCTCCCC ATTGACCCCAAGTCTGTGGCCGACGGCGACACGGTGAACGTGTACGTCGACGCGGCGGACCCGCGGGAGGCCGGCAGCGTGCCCCGCGAGGTGCAGAAGGCTGCGGCGGAGCGGGCCAGGGCGCGGGCTGCCAAGGACTACCAGAAGGCCGACGCGCTGCAGAAGGTCATAGTCGACGCAGGGTACAG GCCGGTTCCTAACGCGAGAGGCGAGGAGGTGCTGGCGAAGAAGTACAGGATCAGGCTGAG GGGGATCGATGCGCCCGAGAGCGCGATGCCGTATGGCAAGGAAGCCAAGGAGGCGCTGCTCAAACTTGTCCAGGGGAAGAGCTTGAAGGTCTACGTGTACGACGAGGACCGGTACGGTAGATGCGTCGGAGACATCTACTGCGACGGGGTATTTGTGCAG GAGCAAATGCTGAAGAAGGGTTTCGCGTGGCACTACACCGCCTACGATCAACGCCCGGAGCTGGCCAAG TGGGAGAAACAAGCGCAGACCGGCCGGAAGGGCCTGTGGGCGGCGTCGAAGCCACAGAAACCATGGGAGTGGAGGAAGGACAAGCGCAACGGGACAGCATGA